One genomic window of Dama dama isolate Ldn47 chromosome 7, ASM3311817v1, whole genome shotgun sequence includes the following:
- the GPSM3 gene encoding G-protein-signaling modulator 3 isoform X1 yields the protein MEAERPQEEEDGEQHQGPHQDEHGWPPASSSTRPWRSAPPSPPPPGTRHTALGPRSASLLSLQTELLLDLVAEAQSRRLEEQRATFHPPKNPPSLGRALPRPLEDREQLYSTILSHQCQRMEAQRSEPPLPPGGQELLELLLRVQGGGRMEEQRSRPPAHTC from the exons ATGGAGGCTGAGAGACCCCAGGAAGAAGAGGATGGTGAGCAG CATCAGGGCCCCCATCAGGATGAGCATGGCTGGCCCCCCGCGAGCTCCAGCACTCGACCTTGGAGGTCTGCCCctccgtcccctcctcctccagggactcgcCATACAG ccctggggCCCCGCTCGGCCTCCCTGCTCTCCCTGCAGACCGAGCTCCTTCTGGACCTGGTGGCGGAGGCCCAGTCCCGCCGCCTAGAGGAGCAGAGAGCCACCTTCCATCCTCCCAAGAACCCCCCAAGCCTAGGTCGAGCCCTCCCCCGGCCTCTTGAGGACAGAGAACAGCTCTACAGCACTATCCTCAGTCACCAG TGCCAGCGGATGGAAGCCCAGCGGTCAGAGCCTCCCCTACCCCCAGGGGGGCAGGAGCTCCTGGAGTTGCTGCTGAGAGTTCAGGGTGGGGGTCGAATGGAGGAGCAAAGGTCCCGGCCCCCCGCACACACCTGCTGA
- the GPSM3 gene encoding G-protein-signaling modulator 3 isoform X2, with amino-acid sequence MVSSIRAPIRMSMAGPPRAPALDLGGLPLRPLLLQGLAIQTELLLDLVAEAQSRRLEEQRATFHPPKNPPSLGRALPRPLEDREQLYSTILSHQCQRMEAQRSEPPLPPGGQELLELLLRVQGGGRMEEQRSRPPAHTC; translated from the exons ATGGTGAGCAG CATCAGGGCCCCCATCAGGATGAGCATGGCTGGCCCCCCGCGAGCTCCAGCACTCGACCTTGGAGGTCTGCCCctccgtcccctcctcctccagggactcgcCATACAG ACCGAGCTCCTTCTGGACCTGGTGGCGGAGGCCCAGTCCCGCCGCCTAGAGGAGCAGAGAGCCACCTTCCATCCTCCCAAGAACCCCCCAAGCCTAGGTCGAGCCCTCCCCCGGCCTCTTGAGGACAGAGAACAGCTCTACAGCACTATCCTCAGTCACCAG TGCCAGCGGATGGAAGCCCAGCGGTCAGAGCCTCCCCTACCCCCAGGGGGGCAGGAGCTCCTGGAGTTGCTGCTGAGAGTTCAGGGTGGGGGTCGAATGGAGGAGCAAAGGTCCCGGCCCCCCGCACACACCTGCTGA
- the PBX2 gene encoding pre-B-cell leukemia transcription factor 2 has protein sequence MDERLLGPPPPGGGRGGLGLVGGEPGGPGEPPGGGDPGGGSGGVPGGRGKQDIGDILQQIMTITDQSLDEAQAKKHALNCHRMKPALFSVLCEIKEKTGLSIRSSQEEEPVDPQLMRLDNMLLAEGVAGPEKGGGSAAAAAAAAASGGGVSPDNSIEHSDYRSKLAQIRHIYHSELEKYEQACNEFTTHVMNLLREQSRTRPVAPKEMERMVSIIHRKFSAIQMQLKQSTCEAVMILRSRFLDARRKRRNFSKQATEVLNEYFYSHLSNPYPSEEAKEELAKKCGITVSQVSNWFGNKRIRYKKNIGKFQEEANIYAVKTAVSVTQGGHSRTSSPTPPSSAGSGGSFNLSGSGDMFLGMPGLNGDSYSASQVESLRHSMGPGGYGDNLGGGQMYSPREMRANGGWQEAVTPSSVTSPTEGPGSVHSDTSN, from the exons ATGGACGAGCGGCTGCTGGGGCCGCCCCCTCCAGGCGGGGGCCGAGGGGGCCTTGGATTGGTGGGTGGGGAACCTGGGGGCCCTGGCGAACCTCCCGGTGGCGGAGACCCCGGTGGGGGTAGCGGGGGGGTCCCGGGAGGCCGAGGGAAGCAAGACATCGGGGACATTCTGCAGCAGATAATGACCATCACCGACCAGAGCCTGGACGAGGCCCAGGCCAA GAAACACGCCCTAAACTGCCACCGCATGAAGCCTGCTCTCTTTAGCGTCCTGTGTGAAATCAAGGAGAAAACTG GCCTCAGCATTCGAAGCTCccaagaggaggagcctgtggATCCACAGCTGATGCGCTTGGACAACATGCTTCTGGCAGAGGGTGTGGCTGGGCCTGAGAAAGGGGGTGGCTCAGCGGCTGCAGCTGCCGCCGCTGCAGCCTCCGGGGGTGGAGTGTCCCCTGACAACTCCATCGAACACTCGGACTATCGCAGCAAACTTGCCCAGATCCGCCACATTTACCACTCGGAGCTGGAGAAATATGAGCAG GCGTGTAACGAGTTCACAACCCACGTCATGAACCTGCTGAGGGAGCAGAGCCGCACACGGCCCGTGGCACCCAAGGAGATGGAGCGCATGGTGAGCATCATCCACCGGAAGTTCAGCGCCATCCAGATGCAACTCAAGCAGAGCACCTGCGAGGCCGTCATGATCCTACGTTCCCGCTTCCTGGACGCCAG ACGGAAACGCCGTAACTTCAGCAAACAGGCCACAGAGGTTCTGAATGAGTATTTCTACTCCCACCTGAGTAACCCATACCCTAGTGAGGAGGCTAAAGAGGAGCTCGCCAAGAAGTGCGGAATCACTGTCTCTCAG GTCTCCAACTGGTTTGGCAACAAGCGGATTCGCTATAAGAAAAACATTGGAAAGTTCCAAGAGGAGGCAAACATCTATGCCGTCAAGACCGCCGTGTCGGTCACCCAGGGAGGCCACAGCCGCACCAGCTCCCCGACACCCCCTTCCTCCGCAG GCTCTGGCGGCTCTTTCAATCTCTCAGGATCCGGTGACATGTTTCTGGGGATGCCCGGGCTCAACGGAGATTCCTACTCTGCCtcccag GTGGAATCACTCCGACACTCAATGGGGCCAGGGGGCTACGGGGATAACCTCGGGGGAGGCCAGATGTACAGCCCTCGGGAAATGAGG gcaaATGGCGGCTGGCAGGAGGCTGTCACCCCGTCCTCAGTGACGTCCCCAACAGAGGGACCAGGGAGCGTTCATTCGGACACTTCCAACTGA
- the AGER gene encoding advanced glycosylation end product-specific receptor isoform X1, with protein MAAGAAVRAWMLVLSLWGAVTGDQNITARIGKPLVLNCKGAPKKPPQQLEWKLNTGRTEAWKVLSPQGDPWDSVARVLPNGSLLLPAIGIQDEGTFRCRATSRSGKETKSNYRVRVYQIPGKPEIVDPASELMAGVPNKVGTCVSEGGYPAGTLSWHLDGKTLIPDGKGVSVKEETKRHPETGLFTLHSELMVTPARGGALHSTFSCSFTPGLPRRRALHTAPIQLRVWSERRGGEGPSVGEHMSEYTVPLEEVQLVVQPEGGAVALGGTVTLTCEAPAQPPPQIHWIKDGRPLPLPPGPVLLLPEVGPEDQGTYSCVATHPSHGPQESSAVSISIIETGEEGTTAGSVDGPGLETLALTLGILGGLGTVALLIGVIMWHRRRQRRGQERKVPENQEEEEEERAELNQPEEPEAAESSTGGP; from the exons ATGGCAGCAGGGGCAGCGGTCAGAGCCTGGATGCTAGTCCTCAGCCTGTGGG ggGCAGTCACAGGGGACCAAAACATCACAGCCCGGATCGGGAAGCCACTGGTGCTGAACTGCAAGGGAGCCCCCAAGAAACCACCCCAGCAGCTGGAATGGAAACTG aACACAGGCCGGACAGAAGCTTGGAAGGTCCTGTCTCCCCAGGGAGACCCCTGGGATAGCGTGGCTCGGGTCCTCCCCAACGGCTCCCTCCTCCTGCCGGCTATTGGGATCCAGGATGAGGGGACTTTCCGGTGCCGGGCAACGAGCCGGAGCGGAAAGGAGACCAAGTCTAACTACCGAGTCCGAGTCTATC AGATTCCTGGGAAGCCAGAAATTGTTGATCCTGCCTCTGAACTCATGGCTGGTGTCCCCAATAAG GTGGGGACATGTGTGTCCGAAGGGGGCTACCCTGCAGGGACTCTTAGCTGGCACTTGGATGGGAAAACTCTGATTCCTGATGGCAAAG GAGTGTCCGTGAAGGAAGAGACCAAGAGACACCCGGAGACAGGGCTTTTCACACTCCATTCGGAGCTGATGGTGACCCCAGCTCGGGGAGGAGCTCTCCACTCCACCTTCTCCTGTAGCTTCACCCCTGGCCTTCCCCGGCGCCGAGCCCTGCACACGGCCCCCATCCAGCTCAGGGTCTGGAGTGAGCGCCGAGGTGGGGAGGGCCCCAGCGTGGGTGAGCACATGTCGGAAT ACACTGTGCCACTGGAGGAAGTCCAGTTGGTGGTACAGCCAGAAGGGGGAGCAGTAGCTCTTGGTGGGACCGTGACCTTGACCTGTGaagcccctgcccagcccccacctcaAATCCACTGGATCAAGGAT ggaaggcccctgccccttccccctgGCCCCGTGCTGCTCCTCCCAGAGGTAGGGCCGGAGGACCAGGGAACCTACAGTTGTGTGGCCACCCATCCCAGCCATGGGCCCCAGGAGAGCAGTGCAGTCAGCATCAGCATTATCG AAACAGGCGAGGAGGGGACGACTGCAG GCTCTGTGGACGGGCCGGGGCTGGAAACCCTAGCCCTGACCCTGGGGATCCTGGGAGGCCTGGGGACAGTTGCCCTGCTCATCGGGGTCATCATGTGGCATCGAAGGCGGCAACGAAGAGGACAGGAGAG GAAGGTCCCGGAAAaccaggaggaggaagaggaggagcgaGCGGAACTGAACCAGCCAGAGGAGCCCGAGGCAGCAGAGAGCAGCACAGGAGGGCCTTGA
- the AGER gene encoding advanced glycosylation end product-specific receptor isoform X4, with product MAAGAAVRAWMLVLSLWGAVTGDQNITARIGKPLVLNCKGAPKKPPQQLEWKLNTGRTEAWKVLSPQGDPWDSVARVLPNGSLLLPAIGIQDEGTFRCRATSRSGKETKSNYRVRVYQIPGKPEIVDPASELMAGVPNKVGTCVSEGGYPAGTLSWHLDGKTLIPDGKGVSVKEETKRHPETGLFTLHSELMVTPARGGALHSTFSCSFTPGLPRRRALHTAPIQLRVWSERRGGEGPSVGEHMSECMTLRKGRVQPVATGTTHRNRRGGDDCRLCGRAGAGNPSPDPGDPGRPGDSCPAHRGHHVASKAATKRTGEEGPGKPGGGRGGASGTEPARGARGSREQHRRALRSPRPHPIHQPPFLFPHSVLAPDQFSSV from the exons ATGGCAGCAGGGGCAGCGGTCAGAGCCTGGATGCTAGTCCTCAGCCTGTGGG ggGCAGTCACAGGGGACCAAAACATCACAGCCCGGATCGGGAAGCCACTGGTGCTGAACTGCAAGGGAGCCCCCAAGAAACCACCCCAGCAGCTGGAATGGAAACTG aACACAGGCCGGACAGAAGCTTGGAAGGTCCTGTCTCCCCAGGGAGACCCCTGGGATAGCGTGGCTCGGGTCCTCCCCAACGGCTCCCTCCTCCTGCCGGCTATTGGGATCCAGGATGAGGGGACTTTCCGGTGCCGGGCAACGAGCCGGAGCGGAAAGGAGACCAAGTCTAACTACCGAGTCCGAGTCTATC AGATTCCTGGGAAGCCAGAAATTGTTGATCCTGCCTCTGAACTCATGGCTGGTGTCCCCAATAAG GTGGGGACATGTGTGTCCGAAGGGGGCTACCCTGCAGGGACTCTTAGCTGGCACTTGGATGGGAAAACTCTGATTCCTGATGGCAAAG GAGTGTCCGTGAAGGAAGAGACCAAGAGACACCCGGAGACAGGGCTTTTCACACTCCATTCGGAGCTGATGGTGACCCCAGCTCGGGGAGGAGCTCTCCACTCCACCTTCTCCTGTAGCTTCACCCCTGGCCTTCCCCGGCGCCGAGCCCTGCACACGGCCCCCATCCAGCTCAGGGTCTGGAGTGAGCGCCGAGGTGGGGAGGGCCCCAGCGTGGGTGAGCACATGTCGGAATGTATGACCCTGAGGAAGGGGAGGGTTCAGCCCGTGGCCACTGGGACCACACACAG AAACAGGCGAGGAGGGGACGACTGCAG GCTCTGTGGACGGGCCGGGGCTGGAAACCCTAGCCCTGACCCTGGGGATCCTGGGAGGCCTGGGGACAGTTGCCCTGCTCATCGGGGTCATCATGTGGCATCGAAGGCGGCAACGAAGAGGACAGGAGAG GAAGGTCCCGGAAAaccaggaggaggaagaggaggagcgaGCGGAACTGAACCAGCCAGAGGAGCCCGAGGCAGCAGAGAGCAGCACAGGAGGGCCTTGAGGAGCCCACGACCACACCCCATCCATCAGCCCCCTTTTCTTTTCCCACACTCTGTTCTGGCCCCAGACCAGTTCTCCTCTGTATAA
- the AGER gene encoding advanced glycosylation end product-specific receptor isoform X2 has protein sequence MAAGAAVRAWMLVLSLWGAVTGDQNITARIGKPLVLNCKGAPKKPPQQLEWKLNTGRTEAWKVLSPQGDPWDSVARVLPNGSLLLPAIGIQDEGTFRCRATSRSGKETKSNYRVRVYQIPGKPEIVDPASELMAGVPNKVGTCVSEGGYPAGTLSWHLDGKTLIPDGKGVSVKEETKRHPETGLFTLHSELMVTPARGGALHSTFSCSFTPGLPRRRALHTAPIQLRVWSERRGGEGPSVDTVPLEEVQLVVQPEGGAVALGGTVTLTCEAPAQPPPQIHWIKDGRPLPLPPGPVLLLPEVGPEDQGTYSCVATHPSHGPQESSAVSISIIETGEEGTTAGSVDGPGLETLALTLGILGGLGTVALLIGVIMWHRRRQRRGQERKVPENQEEEEEERAELNQPEEPEAAESSTGGP, from the exons ATGGCAGCAGGGGCAGCGGTCAGAGCCTGGATGCTAGTCCTCAGCCTGTGGG ggGCAGTCACAGGGGACCAAAACATCACAGCCCGGATCGGGAAGCCACTGGTGCTGAACTGCAAGGGAGCCCCCAAGAAACCACCCCAGCAGCTGGAATGGAAACTG aACACAGGCCGGACAGAAGCTTGGAAGGTCCTGTCTCCCCAGGGAGACCCCTGGGATAGCGTGGCTCGGGTCCTCCCCAACGGCTCCCTCCTCCTGCCGGCTATTGGGATCCAGGATGAGGGGACTTTCCGGTGCCGGGCAACGAGCCGGAGCGGAAAGGAGACCAAGTCTAACTACCGAGTCCGAGTCTATC AGATTCCTGGGAAGCCAGAAATTGTTGATCCTGCCTCTGAACTCATGGCTGGTGTCCCCAATAAG GTGGGGACATGTGTGTCCGAAGGGGGCTACCCTGCAGGGACTCTTAGCTGGCACTTGGATGGGAAAACTCTGATTCCTGATGGCAAAG GAGTGTCCGTGAAGGAAGAGACCAAGAGACACCCGGAGACAGGGCTTTTCACACTCCATTCGGAGCTGATGGTGACCCCAGCTCGGGGAGGAGCTCTCCACTCCACCTTCTCCTGTAGCTTCACCCCTGGCCTTCCCCGGCGCCGAGCCCTGCACACGGCCCCCATCCAGCTCAGGGTCTGGAGTGAGCGCCGAGGTGGGGAGGGCCCCAGCGTGG ACACTGTGCCACTGGAGGAAGTCCAGTTGGTGGTACAGCCAGAAGGGGGAGCAGTAGCTCTTGGTGGGACCGTGACCTTGACCTGTGaagcccctgcccagcccccacctcaAATCCACTGGATCAAGGAT ggaaggcccctgccccttccccctgGCCCCGTGCTGCTCCTCCCAGAGGTAGGGCCGGAGGACCAGGGAACCTACAGTTGTGTGGCCACCCATCCCAGCCATGGGCCCCAGGAGAGCAGTGCAGTCAGCATCAGCATTATCG AAACAGGCGAGGAGGGGACGACTGCAG GCTCTGTGGACGGGCCGGGGCTGGAAACCCTAGCCCTGACCCTGGGGATCCTGGGAGGCCTGGGGACAGTTGCCCTGCTCATCGGGGTCATCATGTGGCATCGAAGGCGGCAACGAAGAGGACAGGAGAG GAAGGTCCCGGAAAaccaggaggaggaagaggaggagcgaGCGGAACTGAACCAGCCAGAGGAGCCCGAGGCAGCAGAGAGCAGCACAGGAGGGCCTTGA
- the AGER gene encoding advanced glycosylation end product-specific receptor isoform X3 has translation MAAGAAVRAWMLVLSLWGAVTGDQNITARIGKPLVLNCKGAPKKPPQQLEWKLNTGRTEAWKVLSPQGDPWDSVARVLPNGSLLLPAIGIQDEGTFRCRATSRSGKETKSNYRVRVYQIPGKPEIVDPASELMAGVPNKVGTCVSEGGYPAGTLSWHLDGKTLIPDGKGVSVKEETKRHPETGLFTLHSELMVTPARGGALHSTFSCSFTPGLPRRRALHTAPIQLRVWSERRDTVPLEEVQLVVQPEGGAVALGGTVTLTCEAPAQPPPQIHWIKDGRPLPLPPGPVLLLPEVGPEDQGTYSCVATHPSHGPQESSAVSISIIETGEEGTTAGSVDGPGLETLALTLGILGGLGTVALLIGVIMWHRRRQRRGQERKVPENQEEEEEERAELNQPEEPEAAESSTGGP, from the exons ATGGCAGCAGGGGCAGCGGTCAGAGCCTGGATGCTAGTCCTCAGCCTGTGGG ggGCAGTCACAGGGGACCAAAACATCACAGCCCGGATCGGGAAGCCACTGGTGCTGAACTGCAAGGGAGCCCCCAAGAAACCACCCCAGCAGCTGGAATGGAAACTG aACACAGGCCGGACAGAAGCTTGGAAGGTCCTGTCTCCCCAGGGAGACCCCTGGGATAGCGTGGCTCGGGTCCTCCCCAACGGCTCCCTCCTCCTGCCGGCTATTGGGATCCAGGATGAGGGGACTTTCCGGTGCCGGGCAACGAGCCGGAGCGGAAAGGAGACCAAGTCTAACTACCGAGTCCGAGTCTATC AGATTCCTGGGAAGCCAGAAATTGTTGATCCTGCCTCTGAACTCATGGCTGGTGTCCCCAATAAG GTGGGGACATGTGTGTCCGAAGGGGGCTACCCTGCAGGGACTCTTAGCTGGCACTTGGATGGGAAAACTCTGATTCCTGATGGCAAAG GAGTGTCCGTGAAGGAAGAGACCAAGAGACACCCGGAGACAGGGCTTTTCACACTCCATTCGGAGCTGATGGTGACCCCAGCTCGGGGAGGAGCTCTCCACTCCACCTTCTCCTGTAGCTTCACCCCTGGCCTTCCCCGGCGCCGAGCCCTGCACACGGCCCCCATCCAGCTCAGGGTCTGGAGTGAGCGCCGAG ACACTGTGCCACTGGAGGAAGTCCAGTTGGTGGTACAGCCAGAAGGGGGAGCAGTAGCTCTTGGTGGGACCGTGACCTTGACCTGTGaagcccctgcccagcccccacctcaAATCCACTGGATCAAGGAT ggaaggcccctgccccttccccctgGCCCCGTGCTGCTCCTCCCAGAGGTAGGGCCGGAGGACCAGGGAACCTACAGTTGTGTGGCCACCCATCCCAGCCATGGGCCCCAGGAGAGCAGTGCAGTCAGCATCAGCATTATCG AAACAGGCGAGGAGGGGACGACTGCAG GCTCTGTGGACGGGCCGGGGCTGGAAACCCTAGCCCTGACCCTGGGGATCCTGGGAGGCCTGGGGACAGTTGCCCTGCTCATCGGGGTCATCATGTGGCATCGAAGGCGGCAACGAAGAGGACAGGAGAG GAAGGTCCCGGAAAaccaggaggaggaagaggaggagcgaGCGGAACTGAACCAGCCAGAGGAGCCCGAGGCAGCAGAGAGCAGCACAGGAGGGCCTTGA
- the AGER gene encoding advanced glycosylation end product-specific receptor isoform X5 yields the protein MAAGAAVRAWMLVLSLWGAVTGDQNITARIGKPLVLNCKGAPKKPPQQLEWKLNTGRTEAWKVLSPQGDPWDSVARVLPNGSLLLPAIGIQDEGTFRCRATSRSGKETKSNYRVRVYQIPGKPEIVDPASELMAGVPNKVGTCVSEGGYPAGTLSWHLDGKTLIPDGKGVSVKEETKRHPETGLFTLHSELMVTPARGGALHSTFSCSFTPGLPRRRALHTAPIQLRVWSERRGGEGPSVGEHMSECMTLRKGRVQPVATGTTHRLCGRAGAGNPSPDPGDPGRPGDSCPAHRGHHVASKAATKRTGEEGPGKPGGGRGGASGTEPARGARGSREQHRRALRSPRPHPIHQPPFLFPHSVLAPDQFSSV from the exons ATGGCAGCAGGGGCAGCGGTCAGAGCCTGGATGCTAGTCCTCAGCCTGTGGG ggGCAGTCACAGGGGACCAAAACATCACAGCCCGGATCGGGAAGCCACTGGTGCTGAACTGCAAGGGAGCCCCCAAGAAACCACCCCAGCAGCTGGAATGGAAACTG aACACAGGCCGGACAGAAGCTTGGAAGGTCCTGTCTCCCCAGGGAGACCCCTGGGATAGCGTGGCTCGGGTCCTCCCCAACGGCTCCCTCCTCCTGCCGGCTATTGGGATCCAGGATGAGGGGACTTTCCGGTGCCGGGCAACGAGCCGGAGCGGAAAGGAGACCAAGTCTAACTACCGAGTCCGAGTCTATC AGATTCCTGGGAAGCCAGAAATTGTTGATCCTGCCTCTGAACTCATGGCTGGTGTCCCCAATAAG GTGGGGACATGTGTGTCCGAAGGGGGCTACCCTGCAGGGACTCTTAGCTGGCACTTGGATGGGAAAACTCTGATTCCTGATGGCAAAG GAGTGTCCGTGAAGGAAGAGACCAAGAGACACCCGGAGACAGGGCTTTTCACACTCCATTCGGAGCTGATGGTGACCCCAGCTCGGGGAGGAGCTCTCCACTCCACCTTCTCCTGTAGCTTCACCCCTGGCCTTCCCCGGCGCCGAGCCCTGCACACGGCCCCCATCCAGCTCAGGGTCTGGAGTGAGCGCCGAGGTGGGGAGGGCCCCAGCGTGGGTGAGCACATGTCGGAATGTATGACCCTGAGGAAGGGGAGGGTTCAGCCCGTGGCCACTGGGACCACACACAG GCTCTGTGGACGGGCCGGGGCTGGAAACCCTAGCCCTGACCCTGGGGATCCTGGGAGGCCTGGGGACAGTTGCCCTGCTCATCGGGGTCATCATGTGGCATCGAAGGCGGCAACGAAGAGGACAGGAGAG GAAGGTCCCGGAAAaccaggaggaggaagaggaggagcgaGCGGAACTGAACCAGCCAGAGGAGCCCGAGGCAGCAGAGAGCAGCACAGGAGGGCCTTGAGGAGCCCACGACCACACCCCATCCATCAGCCCCCTTTTCTTTTCCCACACTCTGTTCTGGCCCCAGACCAGTTCTCCTCTGTATAA
- the RNF5 gene encoding E3 ubiquitin-protein ligase RNF5: MAAAEEEDGGPEGPNRERGGAGATFECNICLETAREAVVSVCGHLYCWPCLHQWLETRPERQECPVCKAGISRENVVPLYGRGSQKPQDPRLKTPPRPQGQRPAPESRGGFQPFGDTGGFHFSFGVGAFPFGFFTTVFNTHEPFRRGTGVDLGQGHPASSWQDSLFLFLAIFFFFWLLSI, from the exons ATGGCAGCAGCGGAGGAGGAGGACGGGGGCCCCGAAGGGCCAAACCGcgagcggggcggggcgggcgcgaCCTTCGAATGTAATATATGTTTGGAGACTGCTCGGGAAGCTGTGGTCAGTGTGTGTGGCCACCTGTACTG TTGGCCCTGTCTTCATCAG tggctGGAGACACGGCCAGAGAGGCAAGAGTGCCCAGTGTGCAAAGCTGGGATCAGCAGAGAAAATGTTGTCCCCCTCTATGGGCGAGGGAGCCAGAAGCCCCAGGATCCCCG aTTGAaaaccccaccccgcccccagggccAGCGACCCGCTCCGGAGAGCAGAGGG GGATTCCAGCCATTTGGCGATACTGGGGGCTTTCACTTCTCATTTGGTGTCGGTGCTTTTCCCTTTGGCTTTTTCACCACCGTCTTCAATACCCATGAACCGTTCCGTCGGGGTACAG GTGTGGATCTGGGACAGGGTCACCCGGCCTCCAGCTGGCAGGACTCCCTCTTCCTGTTTCTCGccatcttcttctttttctggctGCTCAGTATTTGA